A single window of Senegalia massiliensis DNA harbors:
- a CDS encoding Cof-type HAD-IIB family hydrolase, protein MKYKAIISDLDGTLLNSEHEVSEYTKQVIEKVINKGVKFFIATGRHHEDIDFVRNGLNLDSIFITSNGCRIHDKEKNKLIGHDIDEEIVRGLINLDIEEGIHKNIYMENEWYIEKENDYLDDFVKDSPFLYQITDLKTLENIKSPKVFFLSLEHEKLVDLKEKIEKLYPGKLNITFSLDTCLEVMPKGVSKGYAIKEVLKRHNISLEETIAFGDGLNDLEMLQTVGKGYIMGNAHDKLIKELPNHEIIGPNTEEGLAKKLEEIFDLK, encoded by the coding sequence ATGAAATATAAGGCTATAATATCTGATTTAGATGGTACACTTTTAAATAGTGAGCATGAAGTAAGTGAATATACTAAACAAGTTATAGAAAAAGTAATAAATAAAGGTGTAAAATTTTTTATTGCAACAGGACGTCATCATGAAGATATTGATTTTGTAAGAAATGGTTTAAACTTAGATTCAATATTTATAACATCAAATGGATGCAGAATACATGATAAGGAAAAAAATAAATTAATCGGACATGATATTGATGAAGAAATAGTAAGAGGATTAATAAACTTAGACATTGAAGAAGGTATTCATAAAAATATATATATGGAAAATGAATGGTATATTGAAAAAGAAAATGATTATTTAGATGACTTTGTAAAAGACTCCCCTTTTTTATATCAAATAACTGATTTAAAAACATTAGAAAACATAAAGTCACCTAAAGTATTCTTTTTAAGTTTAGAACATGAAAAATTAGTGGATTTAAAAGAAAAAATAGAAAAATTATATCCTGGAAAATTAAATATAACATTTTCACTGGATACATGCCTTGAAGTAATGCCAAAAGGTGTATCAAAGGGGTATGCTATAAAAGAAGTATTAAAAAGACATAATATATCCCTTGAAGAAACAATAGCCTTTGGAGATGGATTAAATGATCTAGAAATGCTTCAAACTGTTGGTAAAGGCTATATAATGGGAAATGCACATGATAAATTAATAAAAGAATTACCAAATCATGAAATTATAGGACCAAATACTGAAGAAGGATTAGCAAAAAAATTAGAAGAAATATTTGATCTAAAATAA
- a CDS encoding lactate utilization protein, translated as MDNNVLWYLEEQIKRTINNLRKRNMAGFFVKDDVELEGLLKELIGENSVVGVGDSMTLFETGSIDFLRKGNYTFLDKYREDITSEEKKQIYIKNFSADTFMCSTNALTEDGELYNIDGNGSRVAPMIYGPKQVILVTGINKIVKNTEEAEKRVRNYSAPIDAKRLEKNTPCTTLGYCVDCKSPNRICNDFTIIRGQFIKDRIKVIIVGKQLGY; from the coding sequence ATGGATAATAATGTTTTATGGTATTTAGAAGAACAAATTAAAAGAACTATAAATAATTTAAGAAAACGTAATATGGCAGGTTTTTTCGTCAAGGATGATGTTGAATTAGAAGGACTTTTAAAGGAACTTATAGGTGAAAATTCTGTAGTTGGTGTAGGAGACTCAATGACACTCTTTGAAACAGGTTCTATAGATTTTCTTCGTAAGGGGAATTACACTTTTTTAGATAAGTATAGAGAAGATATTACAAGTGAAGAAAAAAAGCAAATCTATATAAAAAATTTTTCTGCTGATACTTTTATGTGTAGTACAAATGCCTTGACCGAAGATGGAGAACTTTACAATATTGATGGTAATGGAAGTAGAGTTGCACCAATGATTTATGGACCTAAACAGGTTATTTTAGTAACCGGTATAAATAAGATTGTTAAGAATACAGAAGAAGCAGAAAAAAGAGTTAGGAATTACTCTGCTCCAATTGACGCAAAAAGATTGGAGAAAAACACTCCATGTACTACCTTAGGCTATTGTGTAGACTGTAAAAGTCCCAATAGAATATGTAATGATTTTACAATAATTAGAGGGCAGTTTATCAAAGATAGAATAAAAGTAATTATTGTAGGAAAGCAGTTAGGATATTAA
- the tadA gene encoding tRNA adenosine(34) deaminase TadA yields the protein MNKALKQAEIAYQKEEVPIGCVIVKDGKIIASAYNMREELNDPTAHAEIIALQDASETLGGWRLTGCTMYVTIEPCAMCAGAIVNSRIDKLIIGSMDKKAGACGSVLNIVQNDKLNHRVEMITGIMEQECSNIMKNFFKDLRKKNKK from the coding sequence ATGAATAAAGCATTAAAACAAGCAGAAATAGCATACCAGAAAGAAGAAGTACCTATAGGGTGTGTTATAGTAAAAGATGGTAAAATAATAGCAAGTGCATATAATATGAGAGAAGAATTAAATGATCCTACAGCTCATGCAGAAATAATTGCATTACAAGATGCATCTGAAACACTTGGGGGATGGAGACTTACAGGATGTACTATGTATGTTACAATAGAGCCCTGTGCTATGTGTGCTGGAGCTATTGTAAACTCTAGAATCGATAAATTAATAATAGGATCAATGGATAAAAAAGCAGGTGCATGTGGGTCCGTATTGAATATAGTCCAAAATGATAAGTTAAATCATAGAGTAGAAATGATTACTGGTATAATGGAACAAGAATGTTCTAATATAATGAAAAACTTTTTTAAAGATTTAAGGAAGAAAAATAAGAAATAA
- the queG gene encoding tRNA epoxyqueuosine(34) reductase QueG, with protein MKDKLIEYAKSIEIEKVGIADIGPYKELKEILIRREEEGQLTGLEGSNIELRVDPTLTMKNAKSIIVCLFPYITKESKRSNLSNYTYSKDYHLIVKEKLEKIGELLNEKIDNFEYQAHVDTGPLVDRYLGYRAGLGFFGINAHLINDDYGTYFFIGYIINNFPFEHDKPLDKTCFQCMKCKYECPGNIILGNFDINPLRCRSFITQKKRDIDEIDKDIIKKDNILFGCDICQLVCPHNDGIKETNIKEFKQDLIHKLDYDEIKDMSNKGFKRKYGDRAFAWRGRKVIKRNYEIIEGIEIED; from the coding sequence ATGAAGGATAAATTAATAGAATATGCAAAATCAATAGAAATAGAAAAAGTAGGTATAGCAGATATTGGTCCATATAAAGAGTTAAAAGAGATATTAATTCGTAGAGAAGAGGAAGGACAGCTTACAGGATTAGAGGGTTCTAATATAGAGCTGAGAGTAGATCCTACACTTACTATGAAAAATGCAAAATCTATTATAGTTTGTCTGTTTCCATATATTACAAAAGAAAGCAAAAGATCTAATTTATCAAATTATACTTATTCAAAAGATTATCATTTAATAGTAAAAGAAAAATTAGAAAAAATAGGAGAATTATTAAATGAGAAAATAGATAACTTTGAATATCAAGCACATGTAGATACAGGACCTTTAGTAGATAGATATTTAGGTTATAGAGCAGGACTTGGTTTTTTTGGTATAAATGCTCATTTAATAAATGATGACTATGGAACATATTTTTTTATTGGGTATATTATTAATAATTTTCCTTTTGAACATGACAAACCTTTAGATAAGACTTGTTTTCAATGTATGAAATGCAAATATGAATGTCCTGGAAATATTATACTTGGTAATTTTGACATTAACCCTTTAAGGTGTAGGTCATTTATTACTCAAAAAAAGAGAGATATAGATGAAATAGATAAAGATATAATAAAAAAGGATAATATTTTATTTGGATGTGATATTTGTCAACTAGTTTGTCCTCATAATGATGGTATAAAAGAAACTAATATAAAAGAGTTTAAACAAGATTTGATTCATAAATTAGACTATGATGAAATTAAAGATATGAGCAATAAGGGATTTAAAAGAAAATATGGAGATAGAGCTTTTGCTTGGCGAGGAAGAAAAGTAATAAAAAGAAATTATGAAATAATAGAAGGTATAGAAATAGAGGATTAG